Proteins from a single region of Paraglaciecola sp. T6c:
- a CDS encoding 8-oxoguanine deaminase has protein sequence MQASTSPTLWLKSPEAVFTANNQNAGNGLLIQGSRIIELVKSGETPKLHFDAIESCTGKVIMPGMINTHHHFYQTLTRCVPGALNKPLFPWLTFLYKVWKNLDEEMLYSATKLAGLELMKSGCTTIGDHHYVFPKRLTHAIDVQVQALAELSCRGILTRGSMSLGQSSGGLPPDSVIQNEDIILKDSQRVIDAYHQSANKHASPMLQIALAPCSPFSVSQELMKQTALLAKQNDVLLHTHLAETEDENAFCQRIYGARPLDYLEQCGWLTDRTWLAHGIHFTPDEIVRLGNTKVGIAHCPSSNMLLASGICPTLDLMKAGCRVGLGVDGSASNDCSNMIQEVRQSLLQQRLRYGAVDITAEYALGLATKGSASLLHRHDIGEIHTGKQADLAIFDLSELRFSGAGDPIAAIVTCGAHQVDKLMLAGKWVIEEGQHYAIDEQELQIEHTKLAKKLQSAVN, from the coding sequence ATGCAAGCAAGCACATCACCGACGTTATGGCTTAAATCTCCAGAAGCGGTATTCACCGCCAACAACCAAAACGCCGGCAACGGCTTATTGATCCAAGGTAGCCGTATTATTGAATTAGTAAAAAGCGGCGAAACACCAAAGTTACACTTCGATGCTATAGAAAGCTGCACCGGTAAAGTGATCATGCCAGGCATGATCAACACTCATCACCATTTCTATCAAACCCTGACGCGTTGTGTGCCTGGGGCGCTGAATAAACCACTGTTTCCTTGGTTAACATTTTTATACAAAGTATGGAAAAACCTAGACGAAGAGATGCTATACAGTGCAACTAAATTAGCAGGGCTTGAGTTAATGAAGTCTGGCTGCACAACCATTGGAGATCATCATTATGTGTTCCCAAAGCGACTCACTCATGCCATTGACGTTCAGGTTCAAGCGTTAGCAGAGTTAAGTTGTCGAGGTATTCTGACGCGAGGCTCCATGAGCTTGGGCCAAAGCAGTGGGGGGTTACCTCCAGATTCTGTTATACAAAATGAAGACATTATTCTCAAAGACTCCCAGCGCGTGATTGACGCCTATCACCAATCCGCTAACAAGCATGCCAGCCCGATGTTGCAAATTGCGCTGGCGCCCTGTTCGCCATTTTCTGTTTCTCAAGAATTGATGAAACAAACCGCCCTTTTAGCCAAGCAAAATGATGTATTGCTTCATACTCACTTAGCCGAGACCGAAGACGAAAATGCATTTTGCCAGCGCATCTACGGAGCACGCCCATTAGATTATTTAGAACAATGCGGCTGGTTAACCGACAGAACATGGCTAGCCCATGGCATTCACTTCACACCAGACGAAATTGTCCGTTTAGGCAATACGAAAGTCGGTATTGCCCACTGCCCTTCTTCAAACATGCTGTTGGCGTCAGGCATATGCCCTACGTTGGATTTAATGAAAGCAGGTTGCCGAGTGGGTTTAGGGGTAGACGGCTCAGCATCAAATGACTGTTCGAACATGATACAAGAAGTTCGCCAATCTCTGTTACAACAAAGGTTACGTTATGGCGCTGTCGATATCACGGCTGAATATGCCTTAGGGCTCGCAACGAAAGGTTCAGCCTCTTTGCTTCATCGACATGACATTGGTGAGATCCACACAGGCAAACAAGCAGATTTAGCCATTTTTGACTTAAGCGAACTACGTTTCTCTGGTGCCGGAGACCCAATCGCAGCCATAGTGACGTGCGGTGCACATCAAGTTGATAAACTGATGCTGGCAGGTAAATGGGTTATAGAAGAGGGTCAACACTACGCAATTGACGAACAAGAACTGCAAATCGAGCATACAAAACTCGCCAAAAAGCTGCAATCTGCAGTGAATTAA
- a CDS encoding TonB-dependent siderophore receptor: MNHPLFKSSTLSKAVLLGLAMSLTPTISAQESATQETADVERIEVTGSLGSLPGQGVEAVFGFGKSILETPRSASTISDEMLERFAVTDIDDLVAFSPGTFTQSFFGVAGSLDVRGTPGETYFRGVKRLDNPGNYPTPIGASSRIDIVRGPASPIYGPAKIGGYLNFNPKSARASGGQYLEENEGAFSYTLGSWDKSVMTAEIGGPATLGGKEAGFYLYGEVENSGSYYENSGTDQTVLQGSFNIDVTDNLRFEFGGMYHDYDGNQVAGWNRLTQDLIDNGTYITGTAKNIDTDGSGAISHEEYGAVNLAGNGFFYAVPSLFTDADATDLMQLENVGTTTLGRNQVLVAADDVLQNTVQTLYFDAIYYSDNGWEIKNQFFYEDYENLNENAYGFSQFHNSSVVENKLIFSTEYETNSLLAQFQVSPSIRHTNFLHGDDFTYEYFNRRDLTMESTALDRREMATRINDNYDNYDKGNYTDYGIAAMTDLTWDWGLNIVLGLRYDTIDIETTSRGDLLLEKGDILSTSETVDGTSWNTSISYKTEFGLIPYVTLAEQATLVAGQGAEIGYGQLIDDEGNSYNGAFDTSELTEFGVKGSFLDDSLYFALSVYEQERSDFNAQAIVTNATTQNKGTEFELRWVVNDQLVVGAGYTKMKVYNLTAYNDGNGGSLFGFLGAEDLTSLTDPSLVFGGNPVGLTLIPEGASKESARKAGIPENIYTLNATYDFLNGYAASASIVRADETYSSFSQSVKLPSYTLVNAGVTYTTDTWSASLNIKNLTDEEYYRANFPDLFGAQIVLPELPRHYQASVSYKF; this comes from the coding sequence ATGAACCATCCCTTATTTAAAAGCTCAACCTTGAGCAAAGCTGTTTTGTTAGGATTAGCCATGTCGCTAACTCCCACCATATCGGCTCAAGAATCGGCAACTCAGGAAACCGCCGATGTAGAGCGAATTGAAGTAACGGGATCACTAGGTAGTCTACCTGGTCAAGGCGTAGAAGCCGTTTTCGGCTTCGGTAAGTCAATTTTGGAGACGCCCCGTTCAGCATCTACCATCAGTGATGAAATGCTAGAGCGCTTTGCTGTCACCGACATAGACGATTTAGTTGCCTTCTCGCCTGGTACGTTTACTCAATCATTTTTTGGTGTCGCAGGCTCACTTGACGTGCGTGGTACGCCAGGCGAAACGTATTTTCGCGGCGTTAAGCGCTTAGACAACCCAGGTAACTATCCGACTCCTATTGGTGCATCAAGCCGCATTGACATTGTACGTGGCCCTGCATCTCCAATTTATGGCCCAGCCAAAATCGGTGGCTACTTAAACTTTAATCCCAAGTCAGCACGCGCCAGTGGTGGCCAGTATCTTGAAGAAAACGAAGGCGCTTTTTCCTATACCTTAGGGTCATGGGATAAAAGTGTCATGACTGCAGAAATCGGCGGCCCTGCTACATTGGGCGGCAAAGAAGCAGGTTTCTATTTGTACGGCGAGGTTGAAAATTCAGGTAGCTATTATGAAAACTCAGGTACCGACCAAACCGTGCTACAAGGCTCATTCAATATCGATGTAACGGATAACCTTCGTTTCGAATTCGGCGGTATGTACCACGATTACGACGGTAACCAAGTGGCTGGTTGGAACCGCCTAACGCAAGATCTAATCGATAACGGCACCTATATCACAGGCACAGCGAAAAACATCGACACAGATGGTAGCGGTGCAATTTCTCATGAAGAATATGGCGCAGTGAACTTAGCAGGTAATGGTTTCTTTTACGCCGTGCCTTCTTTGTTCACAGATGCAGATGCTACTGATCTAATGCAATTAGAAAATGTGGGTACGACCACATTGGGCCGCAATCAAGTATTGGTCGCAGCTGATGATGTATTGCAAAACACGGTACAAACTTTGTATTTTGATGCGATTTACTACAGCGATAACGGCTGGGAAATCAAAAATCAATTCTTCTATGAAGACTATGAGAACTTAAACGAGAACGCCTACGGTTTCTCGCAGTTTCACAACAGCTCAGTGGTTGAGAACAAACTTATCTTCTCTACTGAATACGAAACCAACTCGTTGCTAGCACAATTTCAAGTATCACCGTCGATTCGTCACACCAACTTTTTACACGGTGATGATTTCACCTATGAGTACTTCAACCGTCGCGATTTAACCATGGAATCCACAGCGCTTGATAGACGTGAAATGGCGACTCGTATCAACGACAATTACGATAACTACGATAAGGGCAATTATACCGATTATGGTATCGCTGCCATGACAGACTTAACGTGGGACTGGGGTTTGAATATCGTATTAGGTCTGCGTTACGACACCATCGACATAGAAACAACAAGTCGCGGTGATTTATTGCTCGAAAAAGGTGACATTCTGTCAACCAGTGAAACGGTTGACGGTACGTCATGGAATACCAGTATTTCATATAAAACCGAGTTTGGCTTGATCCCCTATGTGACACTGGCTGAGCAAGCAACTTTAGTGGCCGGTCAAGGTGCGGAAATTGGCTACGGTCAGTTAATCGATGATGAAGGCAATAGCTACAACGGCGCATTTGATACATCTGAACTCACTGAGTTTGGTGTAAAAGGTTCGTTCTTAGACGATTCGTTATATTTCGCCTTGTCTGTATATGAACAAGAGCGTTCTGATTTTAACGCACAAGCAATTGTGACCAACGCTACCACGCAAAACAAAGGTACCGAATTTGAACTACGTTGGGTAGTGAACGACCAACTAGTAGTCGGCGCCGGTTATACCAAAATGAAGGTGTATAACTTAACCGCGTACAACGACGGCAACGGTGGTTCATTGTTCGGTTTCTTAGGTGCTGAAGATTTAACCAGCTTAACTGACCCATCATTGGTGTTTGGTGGTAACCCAGTCGGTTTAACACTGATCCCTGAAGGTGCAAGTAAAGAATCAGCCAGAAAAGCCGGTATCCCTGAAAACATCTACACGTTAAACGCTACTTATGACTTCTTAAACGGTTATGCGGCGAGTGCCAGCATTGTGCGTGCTGATGAGACTTACTCTAGCTTCTCACAATCTGTGAAACTACCTTCGTACACCTTGGTGAATGCAGGTGTGACATACACCACAGATACTTGGTCAGCCAGCTTGAACATCAAAAACTTAACGGACGAAGAGTACTATCGTGCTAACTTCCCTGATTTGTTTGGTGCACAAATTGTGTTGCCTGAGCTACCACGTCACTATCAAGCGTCGGTATCTTATAAGTTCTAA
- a CDS encoding cupin domain-containing protein — translation MLKTFSKSALCLTSILFLNLALTACQSTTPSSTSSPSSAANTSQAATEMTQPLEIKVVVVTMFEIGEDDDDKPGEFQMWKEGQNLDTRYAFPMSHHDIYVNEDTGVMGIVTGMGTAKAAAAIMALGLDPRFDLTHAYWLVAGIAGVDPQDASIGSAVWANWLVDGDLAHEIDAREIPADWKSGYFPLFSVEPISADPVTPSDEKVQAMNGEAYQLNTQLTKWAYELSKDTALSDYPAMYELREKYLNYPNARKRPFVLIGDHMAAATFWHGNLLNEWANDWSAYWSNGQANFVTSGMEDTGSYQSMIYLDNAQKADKSRFMVLRAASNYSMQPDSLTAANNLAMESGENGYAGMQSALESAYSVGSVVVNDIIANWDIYKDALPYEASKVAPDEDTLNEMLTPTTEPVDAKLSAEELIKSLNLTGHVEGGFYRQTFKADHRPMLSTEHGERVNMTSIYYLLSAKSPIGHFHMNRSDIMHYFHVGDPITYYLLNQDGSLETHILGPDPTQGHEMQMVVKGGTWKASKISTTGDYGYGLIGEAVAPGFEYQDMQLAEQAELVSTFPQHSDLIKTLTR, via the coding sequence ATGCTAAAAACGTTTTCCAAATCTGCGCTTTGTCTCACCAGTATCCTTTTTTTAAACCTTGCGTTAACTGCGTGTCAAAGCACGACGCCATCATCAACTTCATCGCCATCAAGCGCTGCAAACACGTCGCAAGCCGCCACTGAAATGACCCAACCTCTAGAAATTAAAGTCGTAGTGGTCACCATGTTTGAAATTGGCGAAGACGATGACGACAAGCCCGGCGAATTCCAAATGTGGAAAGAAGGCCAAAATCTAGATACCCGCTATGCATTTCCTATGTCACATCACGATATTTACGTGAATGAAGACACAGGCGTTATGGGCATAGTCACGGGTATGGGCACAGCAAAGGCAGCTGCGGCTATCATGGCCTTAGGGTTAGATCCACGCTTTGATTTAACGCACGCCTATTGGTTAGTCGCTGGCATAGCCGGGGTTGACCCGCAAGATGCCTCAATCGGCTCAGCTGTGTGGGCCAACTGGTTAGTTGATGGCGACCTAGCGCATGAAATTGACGCCAGAGAAATTCCGGCAGATTGGAAAAGCGGTTACTTTCCCTTATTTAGCGTAGAGCCTATCAGCGCAGACCCCGTCACGCCGAGTGATGAAAAGGTGCAAGCCATGAATGGTGAGGCATATCAGCTTAACACTCAGCTAACTAAGTGGGCCTATGAGTTAAGTAAAGATACTGCACTAAGCGACTATCCTGCGATGTACGAATTACGTGAAAAATACCTCAATTACCCCAATGCCCGTAAGCGTCCGTTTGTATTAATTGGCGACCACATGGCGGCAGCTACTTTCTGGCATGGAAACTTACTAAATGAATGGGCCAATGATTGGTCAGCCTATTGGAGTAACGGCCAAGCTAACTTTGTGACCTCAGGCATGGAAGACACCGGCAGTTATCAATCGATGATCTATTTGGATAACGCGCAAAAAGCTGACAAGTCGCGTTTTATGGTATTGCGCGCTGCTAGCAACTATTCAATGCAGCCCGACAGTCTAACCGCCGCAAACAACCTTGCCATGGAAAGCGGAGAAAATGGCTATGCTGGAATGCAATCAGCCCTTGAATCTGCCTACAGTGTCGGCAGTGTAGTGGTGAATGATATCATCGCTAATTGGGATATTTACAAAGATGCCCTGCCCTATGAGGCATCAAAAGTGGCCCCAGATGAAGATACGTTAAACGAGATGTTAACCCCGACCACTGAGCCGGTGGATGCCAAACTCAGCGCAGAAGAGCTAATAAAATCGCTTAATCTAACGGGTCATGTGGAAGGCGGCTTTTATCGTCAAACGTTTAAAGCGGATCACCGCCCCATGTTAAGCACAGAGCATGGGGAGCGCGTCAATATGACATCTATCTACTATTTGCTCAGTGCGAAATCGCCCATCGGTCACTTTCACATGAACCGCTCGGATATTATGCATTACTTCCACGTGGGTGACCCCATTACCTATTATTTGCTCAATCAAGACGGCAGCCTTGAAACTCATATACTCGGCCCTGATCCAACCCAAGGTCATGAGATGCAAATGGTGGTAAAAGGCGGTACATGGAAAGCATCAAAAATATCCACGACCGGTGATTATGGTTATGGGCTTATTGGCGAAGCCGTCGCGCCGGGTTTTGAATATCAAGACATGCAGTTAGCTGAACAAGCAGAACTTGTCAGCACCTTCCCACAACACAGCGATTTGATTAAAACCCTAACGCGCTAA
- a CDS encoding porin family protein codes for MKKFTLTTLAATSLLMTSGASFAATNDGVDHHGIYVGAGYGLVDVDGDEDFDRDDNAANVYIGTQFNQYVSIEGGYIDFGEYGNDTFNTEVDGYTLGLKAGLPVNEYITVYAKGGQLWWDADINAAGVNDSTDGDDLFYGVGASFAVSEGWDVRLEYTRFDLEFERDEIGILSEIDSFDSDVDYASVAVQYTF; via the coding sequence ATGAAAAAATTTACCCTTACGACACTAGCAGCGACCTCTTTACTTATGACTTCAGGTGCTTCCTTTGCTGCGACGAATGATGGTGTTGATCACCACGGTATTTATGTAGGTGCCGGTTATGGTTTAGTAGATGTGGATGGAGATGAAGACTTTGATCGTGACGATAACGCAGCCAATGTGTATATCGGCACACAGTTTAACCAATACGTATCGATTGAAGGTGGTTACATTGATTTCGGCGAGTACGGTAACGATACGTTCAACACCGAAGTTGACGGCTATACACTTGGCTTAAAAGCGGGTTTGCCAGTCAACGAATATATCACCGTGTACGCTAAAGGCGGACAGTTATGGTGGGACGCTGACATCAACGCAGCCGGTGTGAATGACAGCACAGACGGTGATGACTTGTTTTATGGCGTGGGTGCATCTTTCGCTGTGTCTGAAGGTTGGGATGTGCGCTTAGAATACACACGCTTTGACTTAGAGTTTGAACGTGATGAAATCGGCATTTTGTCAGAAATCGACAGCTTCGACAGCGATGTTGATTACGCCAGTGTTGCCGTGCAGTACACTTTCTAA
- a CDS encoding efflux RND transporter periplasmic adaptor subunit, protein MTIKTIPFISFNALTILTLLMSTALLSACGGADATSTEPEQALVISVPVEAGALHIGEISSNYTTTAVLEAKEEAYVVARASGIIEHIYVEEGDYVTKGQVLAQLEPERYRLNLARAKADLIGIEKELAKIDKVYNQKLVSDDTYDKISAQYASTKATLSLAQLDLKEATIVAPISGYIAARNAKVGNLTESFQRAQMFHIVEQNELHGVVYLPEKELSRVHKNQAAKLTLSALQDSTVTAYVERISPVIDAATGTFKVTLRVPNDKKLLKAGMFAHVSLNYDTHQHATLMPRKAMLSIDNKVNVFVVNDGLAHKQEIQVGYQEGDYVEILSGLKGNEHVVITGHQNLKDQAPVEVVNADSLMLQARSPVEEPVSSTQKPIEFNGDDAGEAADTDTTASNADHTR, encoded by the coding sequence ATGACGATTAAAACGATACCGTTTATCAGTTTTAACGCACTCACGATACTTACATTACTTATGAGCACTGCACTGCTTTCGGCTTGTGGCGGCGCAGATGCCACCAGCACTGAGCCCGAACAAGCATTGGTCATTTCAGTGCCCGTAGAAGCAGGCGCACTGCATATCGGCGAGATTTCCTCTAATTACACCACCACAGCGGTACTTGAAGCCAAAGAAGAAGCCTACGTAGTCGCCCGCGCTTCGGGCATCATCGAACACATTTACGTAGAAGAAGGTGATTACGTCACCAAAGGTCAAGTACTTGCGCAATTAGAGCCAGAGCGTTATCGCTTAAACCTCGCACGGGCAAAAGCGGATTTAATTGGCATCGAAAAAGAGTTGGCAAAAATAGACAAGGTGTATAACCAAAAGCTAGTGAGCGACGACACCTACGATAAAATTAGCGCCCAATACGCATCCACTAAGGCGACGTTATCGCTGGCGCAGTTAGACTTAAAAGAAGCCACTATCGTGGCGCCTATTTCTGGTTATATTGCCGCACGTAACGCCAAAGTGGGTAATTTAACCGAATCATTTCAACGTGCTCAAATGTTCCATATCGTCGAACAAAATGAATTACATGGCGTTGTCTACTTACCTGAAAAAGAACTATCTCGGGTGCATAAAAATCAAGCGGCAAAATTAACCTTAAGTGCATTGCAAGACAGTACGGTCACTGCCTATGTTGAGCGCATCAGCCCAGTCATTGATGCCGCCACTGGCACGTTTAAAGTGACGCTTCGTGTACCAAATGATAAAAAATTGCTTAAAGCCGGTATGTTCGCCCATGTCAGTTTGAATTACGACACCCACCAGCACGCTACTCTTATGCCTCGTAAAGCCATGCTCAGCATTGATAATAAAGTCAATGTGTTTGTTGTGAATGACGGCCTTGCCCACAAACAAGAAATTCAAGTGGGTTATCAAGAGGGTGACTATGTAGAGATACTCAGTGGCTTGAAGGGCAACGAGCATGTGGTGATTACCGGTCATCAAAATTTGAAAGACCAAGCACCTGTAGAAGTGGTTAATGCCGATTCACTTATGTTACAGGCTCGTTCACCTGTTGAAGAGCCAGTTTCTAGCACTCAAAAGCCCATTGAATTTAACGGTGATGACGCGGGCGAAGCCGCAGATACAGACACAACAGCCTCAAACGCCGATCACACTCGCTAA
- a CDS encoding efflux RND transporter permease subunit, translated as MNIVDIAVKRPVAVWMFTFAIVLFGMVSLSRLPINLLPELSYPTLTIRTDYVGAAPGEIEQLVSKPIEETIGVVKGVRKVTSSSTSGQSDVLLEFEWGTDMDMASLEVREKLDTLILPLDVEKPVLLRFNPSLDPVMRLGFGIGSTSNTGKNVDVTQSAALDVTSMKRLREYAEQQIKRKLESISGVASIKIGGGLESEIHVLVDQQKASQLAIPMSDIIKRLKEENVNAAGGRVDDGSQAYTVRTLNQFTSIQDMQNVFVARRDNKNIRLGDIAVIQDAYKERNSITRFDGLEGVEIAIYKEGDANTVQVAQNVNAELRQLESALPANYKIQLIYDQSVFIANAIDDVKSAGIIGGVLAMVVLYLFLRNVWPTLIISLSIPVSIIATFNLMYGNNISLNIMSLGGIALAIGLLVDNAIVVLENIERHKQTQSDVKQAAAQGTKQVSMAIIASTLTTMAVFFPLVFVKGIAGQLFADQALTVTFALGASLLVALTVIPMLAAQARSKPAHGDTSLGVTDSANTHQQPPRPLTNPFYDTIDLSGAGFDSDFDPSLNNSSGGQAGVKSGGEPSVTKRIFATLALPFVWLSRGVFHYLPLILSTAVLIVFRALAKLLGFIFKPLLWLFEKALNSVSFYYARLLKLALRAPALLLVGIVAIAASSLMFIPRLGMELIPSMSQGEFYVEVTLPSGTLLSYTDNTLSALSAFTEAQDGVKRTYSLAGTGSLMNASARQGGENWGKLNVVMQSDATSEQLKSLQQKMRDYLRRQAGVQAEFGQPELFSFAAPLSIDLVGYNLTSLAKYSAILVDALQQDSRFSDVTSSLQRGTPELKITFDHAKLAQLGLSAPQVSTLINAKVGGEVASQFNLDDRKIDILVRSLNTQRDSIEDIGRIIVNPGAQRAIALNAVADLSMSIGPSEITRIGQERVAVISANLAYGDLAQAVEMANQHIKDMNLPYSLQARVAGQSEEMKTSFASLKFALALAVFLVYLVMASQFESLLHPLLILLTVPLACAGSIFGLFITQTNISVVVFIGLIMLAGIVVNNAIVLIDRINQLRTEGVIKTQAIIEAAHNRLRPILMTTLTTSLGLLPMALGLGEGAEMRIPMAVTVIFGLLFATLLTLFFIPCLYALFDRKSDALMAQNAQPTSMTNKALGYE; from the coding sequence ATGAATATTGTTGATATAGCAGTTAAGCGCCCGGTCGCGGTGTGGATGTTCACCTTTGCCATTGTGTTATTTGGCATGGTGTCGCTGTCACGCTTACCCATTAACCTATTACCTGAATTATCCTACCCTACCCTGACTATTCGTACCGATTATGTAGGGGCAGCACCTGGCGAAATCGAACAGCTTGTCTCTAAGCCTATTGAGGAAACCATTGGCGTTGTTAAAGGCGTGCGTAAGGTCACGTCTTCATCTACCTCTGGGCAGTCCGATGTGCTGCTGGAGTTTGAATGGGGCACTGACATGGACATGGCAAGTCTAGAGGTACGTGAAAAGCTCGATACCTTAATTTTACCTTTAGACGTTGAAAAGCCTGTGTTGCTGCGTTTCAACCCAAGTTTAGATCCCGTCATGCGCCTCGGTTTCGGTATTGGCAGCACCAGTAATACCGGAAAAAACGTTGACGTCACTCAAAGCGCCGCGCTTGATGTAACTAGCATGAAACGACTGCGGGAGTACGCAGAGCAACAAATTAAGCGTAAGTTAGAATCCATCAGCGGTGTAGCGTCGATCAAAATAGGCGGCGGCTTAGAAAGCGAAATTCACGTATTGGTTGATCAACAAAAGGCCAGTCAATTAGCCATCCCCATGAGCGACATCATCAAACGCTTAAAAGAAGAAAACGTTAATGCTGCAGGCGGGCGTGTCGACGATGGCTCTCAAGCTTACACCGTACGCACCCTTAATCAGTTCACTAGCATACAAGATATGCAAAATGTGTTTGTTGCTCGACGTGACAACAAAAATATCCGCTTAGGTGATATTGCTGTTATTCAAGATGCTTATAAAGAGCGGAATTCAATTACACGGTTCGACGGGTTAGAAGGAGTCGAAATTGCCATTTACAAAGAAGGGGATGCTAATACAGTACAAGTTGCGCAAAATGTAAATGCAGAACTGCGTCAACTAGAAAGCGCATTACCGGCTAACTACAAAATACAGCTGATTTACGACCAGTCAGTATTCATTGCTAATGCCATCGACGATGTAAAATCTGCAGGCATAATAGGTGGCGTGCTGGCGATGGTGGTGTTGTATTTATTTCTACGTAATGTTTGGCCCACCCTCATCATTTCTCTTTCTATTCCTGTGTCTATCATTGCCACGTTCAACCTTATGTATGGCAACAACATCAGCTTGAACATCATGAGTTTGGGCGGTATTGCGTTGGCCATCGGCCTATTGGTCGATAACGCCATTGTCGTGCTTGAAAACATAGAGCGGCACAAGCAAACACAAAGCGATGTTAAACAGGCGGCAGCACAAGGAACGAAACAGGTATCCATGGCGATCATCGCCTCTACCCTTACCACCATGGCGGTATTCTTTCCTTTGGTATTTGTTAAAGGTATCGCCGGTCAATTGTTTGCCGATCAAGCCCTGACCGTTACCTTTGCGTTAGGAGCCTCTTTGCTTGTTGCGTTAACCGTTATTCCTATGTTGGCGGCACAAGCGCGCTCGAAACCCGCTCATGGCGACACGTCCCTAGGTGTAACGGACAGCGCTAACACGCATCAGCAACCCCCACGCCCGTTAACAAACCCCTTTTATGACACCATTGACTTGTCTGGTGCAGGTTTTGACTCTGACTTTGACCCTAGCCTTAATAACAGCTCTGGTGGTCAGGCTGGTGTTAAAAGTGGCGGCGAACCAAGTGTCACTAAACGGATCTTCGCCACTCTCGCGCTGCCTTTTGTGTGGTTATCCCGTGGGGTGTTTCATTACCTACCCCTTATTTTATCTACAGCAGTACTCATCGTATTTAGAGCGTTAGCTAAGCTTTTAGGCTTTATTTTCAAACCGCTGCTTTGGCTATTTGAAAAAGCCCTCAATTCCGTGTCTTTCTATTACGCACGCTTACTAAAACTCGCATTGCGGGCACCCGCGTTGCTGCTGGTTGGCATAGTGGCAATAGCCGCCAGCTCATTAATGTTTATTCCGCGGCTCGGTATGGAGCTCATCCCGAGTATGTCTCAGGGGGAATTCTACGTTGAAGTCACGTTACCAAGCGGCACATTGCTCAGCTATACCGATAATACCTTATCCGCATTGTCCGCCTTTACCGAGGCGCAGGACGGCGTAAAACGCACTTATTCATTGGCCGGCACTGGCAGTTTAATGAACGCGTCAGCCAGACAGGGCGGCGAAAACTGGGGCAAATTAAATGTTGTGATGCAAAGCGATGCAACAAGTGAGCAACTAAAAAGCCTACAACAGAAAATGCGAGACTACTTACGAAGACAAGCTGGGGTGCAGGCAGAGTTTGGCCAACCTGAATTGTTTAGCTTTGCAGCTCCGTTATCTATCGATTTAGTTGGCTACAACCTCACTAGCTTGGCTAAATACAGCGCAATCTTAGTAGACGCCCTACAACAAGACTCGCGTTTTAGCGATGTCACCAGCTCCCTGCAGCGAGGCACACCAGAGCTTAAAATCACCTTTGATCACGCAAAACTTGCTCAACTAGGCTTAAGTGCACCCCAGGTATCCACACTGATAAACGCCAAAGTCGGTGGTGAAGTGGCAAGCCAGTTCAATTTAGATGATCGCAAAATTGATATTCTGGTTCGCAGCCTCAACACGCAGCGTGATTCAATTGAGGATATAGGGCGCATTATAGTGAATCCTGGGGCACAGCGAGCCATTGCTTTAAATGCCGTAGCGGACTTGAGCATGTCTATTGGACCAAGTGAAATTACCCGCATCGGGCAAGAACGCGTCGCGGTGATATCTGCCAATCTCGCCTATGGTGATTTAGCCCAAGCTGTTGAGATGGCTAATCAACATATTAAAGACATGAACTTACCGTATTCGCTGCAAGCACGAGTGGCCGGTCAAAGCGAAGAGATGAAAACCAGTTTCGCGTCTTTGAAGTTTGCTCTGGCACTGGCTGTCTTCTTAGTGTATCTGGTCATGGCATCTCAATTTGAGTCGCTGTTGCATCCACTATTGATACTGCTCACTGTGCCGCTGGCATGTGCAGGCTCCATATTCGGCTTGTTTATCACTCAAACGAACATCAGCGTGGTGGTGTTTATTGGTCTTATCATGTTGGCAGGTATTGTGGTGAATAATGCGATTGTGCTTATTGACCGCATTAATCAGTTGAGGACAGAGGGCGTAATAAAGACACAGGCCATTATCGAGGCCGCCCACAATCGACTTCGTCCTATATTGATGACAACCTTAACCACTTCCCTAGGGTTACTGCCGATGGCGCTTGGGCTTGGCGAAGGTGCTGAGATGCGCATTCCTATGGCAGTCACCGTGATATTTGGCTTGCTGTTCGCAACGCTGCTCACCTTGTTCTTTATTCCGTGTTTATATGCCCTGTTTGATCGCAAATCAGATGCATTAATGGCGCAAAATGCGCAACCGACGAGCATGACAAACAAGGCGCTAGGTTATGAATAA